One region of Planctomycetia bacterium genomic DNA includes:
- a CDS encoding sigma-70 family RNA polymerase sigma factor, with amino-acid sequence MSDVTRILSAIEQGDQGASEQLLPLVYDELRRLATQRLVKENPGQTLQATELVHEAYLRLVDVKQAPHWNSRGHFFGAAAEAMRRILVEQARRKKSLRHGGGHQRKDLEHVDIVTKEPSLDVLAVHEALERFEQIDPIKANLVKLLYFAGLTIPQASEALGISSTTADRYWSYARAWIHNQIGQESPA; translated from the coding sequence ATGAGTGATGTAACCAGAATTCTTTCTGCTATCGAACAAGGCGACCAGGGCGCTTCGGAACAATTGTTGCCTTTGGTTTATGATGAGTTACGCCGGCTGGCGACGCAGCGATTGGTTAAGGAAAACCCGGGGCAAACTCTTCAGGCTACTGAACTGGTACACGAAGCGTACCTTCGGCTGGTGGATGTAAAGCAAGCGCCACACTGGAACAGTCGCGGGCATTTCTTTGGTGCAGCGGCAGAGGCGATGCGGCGAATACTGGTCGAACAGGCCCGTCGCAAGAAAAGCTTGCGGCATGGTGGTGGACACCAGCGCAAAGACCTTGAACATGTGGACATCGTTACCAAAGAACCCTCACTCGATGTCTTGGCTGTACACGAAGCTCTCGAACGGTTCGAGCAAATCGATCCCATCAAGGCGAACCTCGTCAAGCTGCTTTACTTTGCCGGGCTGACGATTCCACAAGCCTCGGAAGCACTTGGTATCTCCTCTACTACTGCAGATCGTTACTGGTCATACGCACGGGCCTGGATTCATAATCAAATCGGGCAGGAAAGTCCTGCATAA
- a CDS encoding tetratricopeptide repeat protein: MGLMDVANASYTEAIRLNPKNPMVLNNLAWYLATWPDTKFRNPNRAVELARKVVEIAPNDGIVLNTLGTALYRTGDWKGSVTALEKSLDLMSSHKSFNWFFLAMANWQLGHKDEARKWYDKAVLWMDKNMPKDEELRRFRAEAAELMNIKEEITKSK; encoded by the coding sequence ATGGGATTGATGGATGTCGCCAACGCTTCTTACACTGAAGCCATTCGACTTAATCCCAAAAATCCGATGGTTCTCAACAACTTGGCCTGGTACTTGGCCACATGGCCTGACACAAAATTCCGTAATCCAAACCGGGCAGTCGAACTGGCCAGGAAGGTAGTTGAAATAGCACCAAATGACGGAATAGTCTTGAATACTCTTGGCACAGCACTCTACCGGACGGGGGACTGGAAAGGGTCTGTCACCGCACTGGAGAAGTCACTTGATCTCATGTCTAGTCACAAGAGCTTTAATTGGTTTTTCCTCGCTATGGCCAACTGGCAACTAGGGCACAAAGACGAAGCCCGGAAGTGGTACGACAAGGCGGTACTTTGGATGGACAAGAACATGCCCAAGGACGAAGAACTTCGCCGTTTCCGTGCCGAAGCAGCTGAGTTAATGAACATCAAGGAGGAAATCACCAAGTCGAAGTGA
- a CDS encoding cation acetate symporter codes for MIHETSTSAILIFLAFVAFTLGLSFYFARRTRTSAAFYAAGGGIHWFVNGIAFAGDYLSAASFLGICGMIAFYGYDGFLYSIGYLAGWIVALFVIAEPLKRLGKYTFADALDKQFGSPGIKLVAAISTLVVSLFYLIPQMVGAGVLIQPLLGLPHWAGVVIVGAVVVLIVATAGMASTTYVQFFKGLLLLLFSLFLTILILNRGLSVDTSIEANIPQTVTMTIQGQQLINGKRQGKNEGEADLRGAGHITQLPGGVNHTGPLGPLEFLATIRESVVVLWKSKKISDENGSITTYTPLPTDGAKILRPGNSPTFQGIQGESVAAKWNFISLMLALFCGTASLPHILIRYYTVKDAAAARKSTVVGIGAIGGFYVLTLFMGLGAMTGGALDLTNSNMAAPLLAKSFGPILFAFISAVAFTTVLGTVSGLIVAASGAVVHDLLGGTMKWSLSDYSKVRIGKLTAIAVGAVAVVLGIIFEKMNVNFLVGWAFSVAASANLPALVMLLFWKGTTRQGIIASVLVGMISSLAWILLSGDTYKDVYRWDPADSIVPFSQPGVVTIPLSFLVLVFVSVMSRNKSSIGA; via the coding sequence GTGATTCACGAAACCTCAACCTCGGCTATCCTGATATTTCTTGCGTTTGTCGCCTTCACTCTGGGGCTCAGTTTTTATTTTGCACGGCGCACTCGAACCTCGGCAGCGTTCTATGCTGCGGGTGGCGGCATACACTGGTTTGTCAATGGAATCGCTTTCGCAGGAGATTACCTCTCCGCAGCTTCGTTCCTGGGCATCTGCGGCATGATTGCCTTCTATGGTTACGACGGGTTTCTCTATTCCATCGGTTACCTGGCGGGCTGGATTGTTGCTTTGTTTGTGATTGCAGAACCGCTCAAACGACTGGGGAAATATACTTTTGCAGATGCACTCGATAAACAATTCGGTTCACCAGGAATCAAACTGGTAGCAGCCATCAGCACGCTGGTGGTCAGTTTGTTCTACCTCATCCCGCAAATGGTGGGGGCTGGTGTTCTGATTCAACCCCTTTTAGGATTACCGCACTGGGCAGGCGTCGTCATTGTTGGAGCCGTTGTAGTTCTCATCGTGGCAACTGCAGGCATGGCTTCCACCACCTATGTGCAATTCTTCAAGGGCTTGTTATTACTGCTTTTCAGCCTGTTTCTGACCATATTAATCCTGAACCGCGGCCTGAGTGTTGATACTTCGATTGAAGCAAACATTCCGCAGACGGTGACCATGACCATACAAGGTCAGCAACTGATCAACGGAAAACGACAGGGAAAGAACGAAGGGGAAGCTGATTTGCGGGGTGCAGGCCACATCACGCAACTTCCTGGTGGCGTTAACCATACCGGTCCACTGGGGCCATTGGAGTTCCTGGCAACCATCAGAGAAAGCGTGGTGGTTCTCTGGAAATCGAAAAAAATCAGCGATGAAAATGGCAGCATCACGACGTATACCCCGCTGCCAACTGATGGAGCGAAAATCCTTCGGCCCGGCAACAGCCCGACTTTTCAGGGAATACAGGGAGAATCGGTTGCTGCCAAGTGGAACTTCATCTCGCTGATGCTGGCGCTCTTCTGCGGTACTGCATCGTTGCCTCACATTCTGATTCGATATTACACGGTGAAAGATGCTGCTGCTGCCCGCAAGAGCACCGTAGTTGGCATCGGCGCCATTGGTGGTTTTTACGTGCTGACTCTGTTCATGGGGTTGGGTGCCATGACCGGTGGTGCACTCGATTTGACCAATAGCAACATGGCTGCACCTTTGCTGGCCAAGAGCTTTGGCCCCATACTTTTTGCCTTCATTTCCGCAGTGGCGTTTACGACTGTGCTGGGAACCGTAAGCGGCTTGATCGTAGCAGCCAGCGGCGCAGTGGTGCATGATCTGCTGGGTGGAACGATGAAATGGTCACTGAGTGACTATTCCAAAGTTCGAATCGGCAAACTTACTGCCATCGCGGTTGGCGCTGTCGCTGTCGTCCTGGGCATAATCTTTGAAAAAATGAATGTTAACTTCCTGGTGGGCTGGGCGTTCAGTGTTGCTGCATCAGCCAACTTGCCTGCTCTTGTCATGCTGCTCTTCTGGAAAGGCACCACGCGGCAAGGCATCATCGCATCCGTCCTGGTGGGTATGATTTCGTCACTAGCCTGGATTCTGTTGAGTGGCGACACTTACAAGGATGTATACCGCTGGGATCCCGCTGACTCTATCGTGCCCTTCAGCCAGCCGGGCGTAGTGACGATACCGCTGAGTTTTCTGGTGCTGGTGTTCGTATCGGTGATGAGCAGAAATAAGAGTTCTATAGGTGCATGA
- a CDS encoding fibronectin type III domain-containing protein → MKFFSRQAYRQALARSRRRSLSLQLEMLEDRWVPAQSTNIQLLADHVDPSEQLSVSGSPEDDHARHLPVTSRMENMGGRLYELTWDPAPAAGDGTGGSSGSGSGGALNPLSSIPVLNSFPSATASIYLDFNGHFDAAWGSYRNITTPVFDQDNDPSTFSDSELDTIRNIWTIVAEDYAPFKINVTTVEPPSFANGVALRVAIGGDGAWTGGSYGGIAYIRSFTSSIVNTAYVFPDNLSNGAAKYTADASSHEAGHSFGLQHQSQYDASGNKISEYYYGPGDGRAPIMGTSYYATRGLWWYGTSSTGANIYQDDMAIISNATNAFGYRADDIPGSTPLTVTGREVTGAGNIERLTDQDSFTLTVAATGEMNLSADVINDVGNLNTRLELRSSQGALLASSDPVSFGFKRTVTYNVTPGNYVLVAASHGSYGDVGKYSISGTIPVPSTIATPTNLVASAMTPNQVNLSWIDNANNEDNYLVERSTTGGPEWTTLATLAADSNSYSDITAISGTTYYYRVSAFNAGEVSSYSNQASVTTVPDAPGNLAATATWSNSISVAWNSVTNATGYKLERSFDGGSNWTLIANPTNTSYSDSGLQASTTYAYRVKATGLGGDSNYSNTASATTYVAPPTQFGPQDGAYVADNWLGSHSDVKIQSSDQKIVAMGSANNAVVIGRYDTQGRVDTTYGNGGILNPSLSTLNERGTGLVLQTDGKAVISFIATYGLDNTQHGVARFTTNGLLDSSFGSGGWNTVDVRPDDEFLVTKNAVGLQSTGKVVIASQSNLPTPNIDPALVARFTAAGALDSGKNGFGTVSQGKAIGYTMSTFGGSSNYFNDLVVQPDDKIVAVGFSLNDSTGGFLVARYTASGALDTSFNGSGYGSFLPAGATTARVFGVTRQSDGKIIVVGNCTGIDGAADMLVARLNTNGTLDTTFGIAGYAKLDIDGTASQTTETSVDVVIQPDGKIVVVGSETPYSATTSYPSNVLVARFNTNGSPDTTFGSGGFRLGVSPPELGSPSMSTNSVALRSNGDIIVAGSLSGHPYLMRFFSTPTPLLAAATPTTNDNTQSITQSQAQPLLTEAIARWRLAGFNVSSLSNINFRIAELPGTTLGQVQGNTITLDSNAAGWGWFVDKTPGSDSEFRMRGNQGEQNRMDLVSVLMHETGHMLGMDHQHSGVMADTLFAGVRLSPPISSNHSAWSGVNWSSLLSELLELSHYQRR, encoded by the coding sequence ATGAAGTTCTTTTCTCGACAAGCATATCGGCAAGCACTGGCTCGCTCCCGTCGTCGTTCGCTATCGCTACAGCTGGAAATGCTGGAAGATCGCTGGGTGCCAGCGCAATCCACCAACATCCAACTGCTGGCGGACCACGTTGATCCATCGGAGCAGTTGAGCGTGAGCGGATCGCCGGAGGACGATCATGCACGACACCTTCCTGTAACCAGCCGCATGGAAAACATGGGTGGCAGGTTGTACGAATTGACCTGGGATCCTGCGCCGGCAGCAGGCGATGGCACAGGGGGCAGCTCAGGTTCCGGCTCGGGCGGCGCCCTCAATCCACTGAGCAGCATCCCCGTGTTGAATAGTTTCCCCAGCGCAACCGCTTCAATCTATCTCGACTTCAATGGCCATTTTGACGCGGCCTGGGGAAGCTATCGGAATATCACCACGCCGGTCTTCGATCAGGACAATGATCCGAGTACTTTTAGCGACAGCGAACTCGACACCATTCGTAATATCTGGACCATCGTGGCTGAGGATTATGCACCATTTAAGATCAATGTAACCACGGTTGAACCACCCAGCTTTGCCAATGGCGTTGCGCTTCGCGTTGCAATCGGTGGAGATGGAGCCTGGACGGGAGGATCGTATGGTGGCATTGCCTACATCCGAAGTTTCACCAGTTCGATTGTGAACACAGCCTATGTCTTTCCGGACAATCTGAGCAATGGTGCGGCAAAGTACACTGCCGATGCCAGTTCCCATGAAGCAGGCCATAGTTTTGGTCTGCAACATCAGAGTCAATACGATGCTTCGGGGAACAAGATCAGCGAATACTACTATGGACCGGGAGACGGTCGGGCGCCGATCATGGGTACCAGCTACTATGCCACACGTGGCCTGTGGTGGTACGGCACGTCATCCACCGGCGCGAATATTTATCAGGATGATATGGCGATCATCTCCAATGCGACGAACGCTTTTGGGTACCGTGCCGACGATATCCCGGGCAGCACTCCGCTTACCGTGACAGGCCGCGAAGTGACTGGCGCTGGCAATATCGAACGGCTCACTGATCAAGATTCCTTTACCTTGACAGTTGCAGCTACTGGTGAGATGAATCTCTCAGCTGATGTTATCAACGACGTAGGCAATCTTAACACTCGCCTGGAGTTGCGCAGCTCTCAAGGTGCCCTACTGGCCTCCAGTGATCCTGTCAGCTTCGGATTTAAGCGCACCGTCACCTACAATGTAACGCCAGGCAACTATGTATTAGTCGCAGCCAGCCATGGCAGCTACGGCGATGTCGGCAAGTATTCCATCAGCGGCACTATTCCGGTTCCTTCAACGATTGCCACCCCCACGAATCTAGTAGCTAGTGCCATGACCCCGAACCAGGTCAATCTAAGCTGGATTGATAACGCTAACAACGAAGATAACTACCTTGTGGAACGAAGCACAACGGGCGGCCCTGAATGGACTACGTTGGCGACTCTGGCAGCCGATAGCAACAGCTATTCGGACATCACAGCGATTTCAGGGACCACCTACTATTATCGTGTCAGCGCCTTCAATGCAGGTGAAGTTTCTTCGTATTCTAACCAGGCCAGTGTCACGACTGTTCCCGATGCCCCCGGGAATCTGGCAGCAACAGCTACCTGGTCGAATAGCATTTCCGTTGCCTGGAATAGCGTGACGAATGCTACCGGATATAAGCTGGAACGATCATTCGATGGCGGCTCGAACTGGACACTAATAGCGAATCCTACAAACACAAGTTATTCAGATTCCGGACTGCAAGCATCGACGACCTATGCCTATCGAGTCAAAGCCACTGGTCTCGGTGGTGATTCCAACTACAGCAATACTGCTAGTGCCACCACGTATGTTGCCCCGCCGACGCAGTTTGGGCCACAGGATGGGGCCTATGTCGCAGATAACTGGCTCGGAAGTCACAGTGATGTCAAAATTCAGTCATCTGATCAAAAAATCGTTGCCATGGGATCAGCTAACAATGCAGTTGTCATCGGTCGTTACGATACCCAAGGCCGTGTGGATACAACCTATGGGAACGGTGGAATATTGAACCCGTCACTCAGTACGTTGAATGAACGGGGCACAGGACTCGTGCTGCAAACTGATGGAAAAGCGGTGATTTCTTTTATTGCGACGTACGGTCTAGATAATACGCAACATGGGGTTGCTCGATTTACGACAAATGGCTTGCTTGATTCCAGTTTTGGCAGCGGGGGATGGAATACGGTTGATGTTCGACCTGATGATGAATTCTTGGTGACGAAAAATGCCGTAGGACTGCAGTCTACAGGGAAAGTTGTGATTGCAAGTCAATCCAATCTCCCAACACCCAACATAGATCCTGCCCTGGTCGCGCGATTTACAGCTGCTGGTGCATTAGATAGTGGAAAGAATGGATTTGGCACTGTCTCGCAGGGTAAAGCCATCGGTTACACCATGTCCACCTTTGGTGGGAGTAGTAATTATTTTAATGATCTCGTCGTTCAGCCAGACGACAAGATCGTGGCTGTGGGATTCTCTTTGAACGATAGTACCGGTGGCTTCCTGGTGGCACGCTACACAGCGAGCGGCGCTTTGGACACTTCGTTCAATGGTAGCGGTTACGGATCGTTCCTTCCTGCCGGAGCTACTACTGCGCGTGTCTTCGGAGTAACACGTCAGTCGGATGGAAAGATTATTGTGGTGGGTAATTGCACAGGAATTGATGGTGCTGCTGATATGCTCGTGGCACGGTTGAATACGAATGGAACCCTGGATACTACTTTTGGTATCGCCGGGTATGCCAAATTGGATATTGATGGCACTGCTTCGCAAACAACCGAAACAAGTGTTGATGTTGTCATTCAGCCTGATGGTAAAATTGTCGTCGTCGGCAGTGAAACCCCCTACAGCGCTACCACGAGTTATCCCAGTAATGTTCTGGTTGCTCGATTCAATACCAATGGCTCACCTGATACCACGTTTGGCAGTGGTGGTTTCAGACTAGGTGTTAGTCCGCCAGAACTGGGATCTCCCAGCATGTCAACAAACAGTGTCGCGCTGCGATCCAATGGCGACATCATTGTTGCCGGCAGCCTTTCGGGACACCCATATCTCATGCGGTTCTTTAGTACTCCAACACCACTTCTCGCTGCAGCAACTCCAACTACCAACGACAACACTCAATCAATCACCCAGTCCCAAGCCCAACCCCTGCTCACCGAAGCCATCGCCCGCTGGCGATTAGCTGGCTTCAATGTCTCATCGCTTAGCAACATCAACTTCCGCATCGCCGAGCTTCCCGGCACTACTCTCGGACAGGTCCAGGGAAATACCATTACCCTCGATAGCAACGCCGCCGGCTGGGGATGGTTCGTGGACAAAACACCAGGGAGCGATTCCGAATTCCGTATGCGTGGCAACCAGGGGGAACAAAACCGCATGGATCTGGTTTCCGTACTGATGCACGAAACAGGGCACATGCTGGGTATGGATCATCAGCATTCAGGTGTGATGGCGGACACTCTGTTCGCAGGGGTTCGTTTATCTCCGCCCATTTCTTCGAACCATTCTGCTTGGTCCGGTGTCAACTGGTCATCTCTCCTATCAGAATTGCTGGAACTGAGTCATTACCAGAGACGGTAA
- a CDS encoding serine/threonine protein kinase, giving the protein MTVSVDDQAIFEAARRITSPEDRQAFLREKCGDDHALLQHLQALIKAFDEHQSFLETPPSELVRTVDSDAANEHAGTIIGPYKLLQQIGEGGMGVVYMAEQTKPVQRKVALKIIKPGMDSRQVIARFEAERQALAMMDHVNIARVIDGGTTDSGRPYFVMELINGVPITKYCDDNHLTPRERLELFVQVCQAIQHAHQKGIFHRDIKPSNVLVTLYDGKPVPKVIDFGVAKAIDQKLSEHTLFTNFGTMVGTLEYMSPEQAEMNALGVDTRSDIYSLGVLRAAPCMLQWD; this is encoded by the coding sequence ATGACAGTGAGCGTTGATGATCAGGCCATTTTTGAAGCTGCCAGGCGAATAACCTCACCCGAGGATCGGCAGGCTTTTCTTCGGGAAAAGTGTGGCGATGATCACGCACTTCTCCAACATCTCCAGGCTTTGATCAAAGCCTTTGATGAACATCAGAGTTTTCTTGAAACCCCTCCTTCAGAATTGGTCAGAACCGTTGATTCCGATGCCGCCAATGAACATGCAGGCACCATCATAGGCCCTTACAAACTCCTGCAGCAGATTGGTGAAGGAGGCATGGGCGTTGTCTACATGGCTGAGCAAACGAAGCCGGTTCAACGCAAAGTAGCCTTGAAGATCATCAAACCGGGCATGGACAGTCGCCAGGTCATCGCCCGCTTCGAAGCAGAACGCCAAGCACTCGCGATGATGGATCATGTCAACATTGCGCGGGTGATTGATGGCGGGACAACTGATTCAGGCCGCCCCTACTTCGTCATGGAACTGATCAACGGCGTACCCATCACTAAGTACTGTGATGACAACCACCTGACACCACGTGAACGGCTGGAGTTATTCGTGCAGGTGTGCCAGGCGATTCAGCATGCACACCAGAAAGGCATCTTCCATCGGGACATCAAGCCGTCGAATGTGCTGGTCACCCTCTACGATGGCAAGCCGGTGCCGAAAGTCATCGACTTCGGTGTCGCCAAGGCGATTGATCAGAAACTGTCCGAGCACACGTTGTTCACCAATTTTGGAACCATGGTCGGCACCCTGGAATACATGAGTCCCGAGCAGGCAGAGATGAATGCTCTGGGAGTCGATACCCGAAGCGATATCTATTCGCTGGGAGTGTTGCGCGCGGCTCCTTGTATGCTGCAATGGGATTGA
- a CDS encoding DUF485 domain-containing protein has translation MPDLHAPPVPEEVSDPIVERYNAGLGLFLFAVYLLAYGAFVIINAFWPALMDRVVAAGLNLAVVYGLGLIVGALVLALIYAGLCRTPRKG, from the coding sequence ATGCCTGACCTGCATGCACCGCCTGTACCGGAAGAAGTATCAGACCCCATCGTGGAACGCTACAACGCCGGGCTCGGGCTATTCCTTTTTGCGGTTTACCTGCTGGCCTATGGTGCATTTGTGATTATCAATGCATTCTGGCCAGCGCTGATGGATCGCGTGGTAGCCGCAGGCCTTAATCTTGCCGTGGTTTATGGTCTGGGATTGATCGTCGGTGCCCTGGTTCTCGCCCTGATTTATGCCGGTTTGTGCCGCACACCACGGAAGGGTTAA
- a CDS encoding serine/threonine protein kinase yields the protein MTEQVQNAEAVFLAAMDKANEAERNAYVEEACAGNVELLRQVRELLASHDATHGPLDAPPPGLGGSVLKAHSGEAPGTLIGPYKLLQQIGEGGMGVVFMAEQTQPVQRKVALKIIKQGMDSRQVIARFEAERQALAMMDHVNIARVIDGGKTQSGRPYFVMDLIHGVPITRYCDDNHLTPQQRLELFTPVCQAIQHAHQKGIIHRDIKPSNVLITLYDGKPVPKVIDFGVAKATEQKLTERTLFTNYGTMVGTLEYMSPEQAEMSGLGVDTRSDIYSLGVLLYELLTGSTPLDRKRVRDEAYAEILRIIKEEEPPRPSTRLSDSGDALASISAQRQMEPAKLTKLVRGELDWIVMKSLEKDRNRRYESASGLAQDIQRYLADEPVHASPPSVTYRLRKFVRRNKVALLTISVVALALIAGTVISIWQAYRATQAEEAAKTDRDTALAEKTRADEEATIAQTVNDFLLNDLLAEAAPSKNARNKKVSVEELLGRAATRIDGKFEKQPRIEAAIRMTIGYTYHALSNYAAALPQLERAMEIRRRVLGDEHPDTLAAMGSVVLVDIAQGQYQKAELLNNKVQELRQRVFGEEHPETLTSMHNLVLINYYLGQYSKAMPLCIKTLETRQRVLGEQHTHTLETMQILAALYKKMGQHEKAVPLFGTVLDVRRRTRGEEHPETLYAMNNLALIYHQPLGRYAEAESLYIKVLDARSRILGPEHSDTLTSMNNLAVLYKDQELYDKAEPLYLAAVDGFRKFLGDDHPQTVLARNNLAVVYKGQGKYGQAESMYETILEIQRRTLRLDHPDTLIFMNNLAVAYYEQGKFAKAEQLHQQTLERKQRVLGKEHPSTLVTMNILATIDRDQGQYAKAETEFLKVLEIRKRVLGEEHPQTLITLNDLSALYLAQNDFVKSEQYARMALDKARKRHPGTSQLADAITSIVECLLKQQKYAEAEPLLRECLNIREQKHPDNWRTFHTRSMLGGSLLEQKKYAEAEPLLIAAYAGLHERESRIPVPNQAKMLAALERMVQLYDATGNKEKTEVYRNKLEIKKKETGNRIPELEKKPVPNKK from the coding sequence ATGACCGAGCAAGTCCAAAACGCCGAGGCTGTCTTTCTGGCAGCCATGGACAAGGCGAATGAGGCTGAACGAAACGCCTATGTCGAAGAGGCTTGTGCAGGCAACGTTGAGCTTCTTCGTCAAGTTCGTGAGTTGCTGGCCAGCCACGATGCGACTCATGGCCCGTTGGATGCGCCACCACCGGGATTGGGTGGCTCTGTTCTCAAGGCACATTCAGGTGAAGCCCCTGGCACGCTCATTGGTCCTTACAAGTTATTACAGCAGATTGGCGAAGGAGGCATGGGTGTTGTCTTCATGGCTGAACAGACACAACCCGTACAGCGGAAAGTTGCTCTGAAGATTATCAAACAAGGGATGGACAGTCGGCAGGTTATCGCTCGATTTGAAGCAGAACGCCAGGCACTGGCCATGATGGATCATGTCAATATCGCACGTGTTATTGACGGAGGTAAAACACAATCAGGCCGCCCCTACTTTGTCATGGACCTGATTCATGGCGTACCCATCACCAGGTATTGCGATGACAATCACCTGACACCGCAGCAACGGCTTGAACTGTTTACACCGGTTTGTCAGGCCATTCAACATGCTCATCAAAAAGGGATTATCCATCGCGACATCAAACCATCCAATGTGCTGATTACGCTTTATGATGGCAAACCCGTTCCGAAAGTGATCGACTTTGGCGTAGCCAAGGCGACTGAGCAAAAGCTGACCGAGCGTACACTCTTCACGAATTACGGCACAATGGTCGGCACGCTGGAATATATGAGCCCGGAGCAGGCAGAGATGAGTGGCCTGGGGGTTGATACACGAAGCGATATCTACTCGCTGGGAGTGTTGCTTTACGAACTGCTGACAGGCAGCACGCCGTTGGACAGAAAGAGAGTTCGCGATGAAGCGTATGCCGAGATACTGCGGATCATCAAAGAGGAAGAGCCGCCTCGTCCGAGCACCAGGCTCAGCGATTCGGGCGATGCACTGGCTTCGATATCAGCCCAGAGGCAAATGGAGCCTGCCAAACTCACCAAATTGGTACGAGGCGAACTCGACTGGATCGTGATGAAAAGTCTGGAGAAGGACCGTAACCGGCGGTATGAATCTGCCAGCGGATTAGCCCAGGATATTCAGCGCTACCTGGCAGATGAACCGGTGCACGCCTCTCCGCCTTCGGTAACCTACAGGCTGCGGAAGTTTGTACGACGGAACAAGGTTGCACTGCTCACGATCAGCGTGGTCGCCCTGGCTCTGATCGCAGGCACTGTCATAAGCATCTGGCAAGCGTATAGAGCGACCCAAGCTGAGGAAGCTGCGAAGACTGATCGCGACACAGCTTTGGCAGAAAAAACGCGTGCAGATGAGGAAGCGACGATTGCCCAGACTGTCAACGACTTTCTTTTGAATGATTTACTGGCTGAAGCTGCACCGAGCAAGAACGCCCGTAACAAAAAGGTCTCCGTCGAAGAATTGCTGGGACGCGCTGCTACACGCATCGACGGCAAATTCGAAAAACAACCTCGTATCGAAGCAGCAATCCGAATGACCATTGGGTACACCTACCATGCACTCAGCAATTATGCCGCGGCGCTGCCACAGTTGGAGCGTGCAATGGAAATTCGCCGCCGTGTTCTGGGAGACGAACATCCTGATACACTTGCAGCCATGGGTAGCGTTGTGCTCGTTGACATAGCTCAAGGGCAATATCAAAAAGCCGAATTACTGAACAACAAGGTACAGGAACTCCGACAACGTGTTTTCGGGGAGGAACACCCTGAAACTCTCACATCCATGCATAACCTCGTGTTGATTAATTATTACCTCGGGCAATACTCCAAAGCGATGCCCCTATGCATTAAAACACTCGAGACTCGGCAACGTGTTCTTGGAGAACAGCATACCCATACCCTGGAAACAATGCAGATTCTAGCGGCACTCTACAAAAAAATGGGGCAGCATGAGAAGGCCGTACCACTTTTTGGCACCGTTCTCGATGTCCGTCGCAGAACACGTGGTGAGGAACACCCTGAAACGCTCTATGCCATGAACAACCTGGCCTTGATATACCACCAGCCTTTAGGGCGTTATGCCGAAGCTGAATCTCTCTACATCAAAGTGTTGGACGCTCGAAGCAGAATTCTTGGGCCGGAGCATTCCGACACACTAACTTCCATGAATAACCTGGCTGTTCTTTACAAGGATCAGGAACTATACGACAAGGCAGAACCACTTTACCTGGCTGCAGTGGATGGTTTCCGCAAATTTCTGGGAGATGATCACCCCCAAACCGTGTTAGCCCGCAATAACCTCGCCGTAGTCTATAAAGGTCAGGGTAAGTATGGCCAAGCCGAATCGATGTATGAGACCATACTCGAAATACAGCGACGAACGTTAAGGCTTGATCATCCCGATACGCTTATCTTCATGAATAACCTGGCTGTTGCATACTATGAGCAAGGCAAATTCGCGAAAGCTGAACAACTTCATCAACAGACGTTGGAACGCAAGCAGCGAGTCCTGGGCAAAGAACATCCCAGCACCCTTGTCACCATGAACATTCTGGCAACCATTGACCGAGATCAGGGCCAGTATGCGAAGGCGGAAACAGAGTTCCTCAAGGTACTCGAAATCCGCAAACGTGTTCTGGGTGAAGAGCATCCTCAAACACTCATCACCCTGAACGATTTGTCTGCGCTCTACCTGGCTCAGAATGACTTCGTCAAGAGCGAACAATATGCTCGGATGGCTCTCGACAAAGCTCGGAAACGGCATCCCGGCACATCGCAGTTAGCGGATGCAATAACTTCCATTGTCGAGTGCTTGCTCAAACAACAGAAATACGCAGAAGCCGAGCCATTATTACGCGAGTGTCTGAACATTCGGGAACAGAAACATCCCGACAACTGGAGAACATTTCATACCAGGTCAATGCTGGGTGGGAGCCTGCTCGAACAGAAGAAATACGCCGAAGCTGAACCTCTCCTGATTGCAGCATACGCGGGATTGCATGAACGTGAATCCAGAATACCAGTGCCAAACCAGGCCAAAATGCTGGCTGCACTGGAACGGATGGTGCAACTCTACGATGCAACAGGAAACAAAGAGAAGACAGAGGTCTATCGAAATAAACTGGAAATCAAGAAGAAAGAAACCGGAAACAGAATTCCGGAGCTAGAAAAGAAGCCCGTACCCAACAAAAAGTAG